The following proteins come from a genomic window of Solwaraspora sp. WMMA2065:
- a CDS encoding PAS domain-containing protein codes for MPRRVLTGYLAVQAVLGAAVFGAPAAAAVWWGAIGVVSVAAVGWGIHRHRPPRRLPWLLLAGGAGALAVGDVHYELSRRTAGAVGEVLSLIADAAYLATFGLLAAGVLSLTRTTVSLRDRSALLDTLVLVVVTGLVTWTLVVGPAVTDVNLPAVEKALLAVHGLGGVLVVVVMLRLAAAAWRDPTVIGLAVGAAGMLTADVWYAAAELNAGWQPGHPAELGWYVFYVSWGVAALHPNMARLATRSDPGPDDVAAMRVGLLTITCLTVPFLLVIQAFAGAPAELPDGLVTAAAAGLTTMLAVTRVVDSVTGHRAAVHRERSLRKAGTRLLSATTIAQVAEMVRRSVGELLPAGTDHQVLFAVRRPVAGAGGGPPDPESVAEWQPQVVVDDPLPVDAARRRTRIMPIRLLHPDLADRLAPAPAALVAGLAVPASSGGTGTALLVGAAAGVLAASRDAIEVVAAQAALALHRIAATEDAARRDRDRYLNLVAGTVGDAVVIVGADDRIRYASPPCSRLFGVEPAVLADWRDLVHPADQEQVSRTLGAAGDRHDGSAVGDQWVLRRPDGSHVLLEVRCRDLRLVPGVRGLVLTFSDLADQRRRDSELALRRIDRSAPGQNRRSLRRRFR; via the coding sequence GTGCCACGGCGTGTCCTGACCGGTTACCTCGCGGTGCAGGCTGTTCTTGGCGCGGCGGTCTTCGGGGCCCCGGCTGCCGCCGCCGTCTGGTGGGGGGCGATCGGCGTGGTCAGCGTGGCCGCGGTCGGTTGGGGAATTCACCGGCACCGGCCGCCCCGCCGGCTTCCCTGGCTGCTGCTGGCCGGCGGCGCCGGGGCGCTGGCGGTCGGCGACGTCCACTACGAGTTGTCGCGGCGTACGGCGGGTGCCGTCGGCGAGGTTCTGTCGCTGATCGCCGACGCCGCCTACCTGGCGACCTTCGGCCTGCTTGCGGCCGGGGTGCTCAGCCTGACCCGGACCACGGTGTCGTTGCGGGACCGGTCCGCTCTGCTGGACACCCTGGTGCTGGTCGTGGTGACCGGCCTGGTCACCTGGACCCTGGTGGTCGGCCCGGCGGTGACCGATGTGAATCTGCCGGCGGTGGAGAAGGCGCTGCTGGCCGTGCACGGTCTCGGTGGGGTGCTGGTCGTCGTGGTGATGCTGCGCCTGGCGGCCGCCGCCTGGCGGGATCCGACGGTGATCGGGCTGGCGGTCGGCGCGGCCGGCATGCTGACCGCCGACGTCTGGTACGCGGCCGCCGAACTCAACGCCGGCTGGCAGCCGGGGCATCCGGCCGAACTCGGCTGGTACGTGTTCTACGTCAGCTGGGGGGTCGCCGCCCTGCACCCGAACATGGCTCGGCTGGCCACCCGGTCCGACCCGGGCCCGGACGACGTCGCCGCGATGCGGGTAGGTCTGTTGACGATCACCTGTCTGACCGTGCCGTTCCTGCTGGTGATCCAGGCGTTCGCCGGAGCGCCGGCCGAGCTGCCCGACGGGTTGGTGACCGCTGCGGCGGCCGGTCTCACCACGATGCTCGCGGTGACCCGGGTGGTCGATTCGGTGACCGGGCACCGGGCCGCGGTGCACCGGGAACGGTCGCTGCGCAAAGCCGGGACGCGGCTGCTGTCGGCCACCACGATCGCGCAGGTGGCCGAGATGGTCCGCCGGTCGGTCGGTGAGCTGCTGCCGGCCGGGACCGATCACCAGGTCCTGTTCGCCGTGCGCCGCCCGGTGGCGGGGGCCGGCGGCGGGCCGCCCGACCCGGAGTCGGTGGCCGAATGGCAGCCCCAGGTCGTCGTCGACGACCCGTTGCCGGTGGACGCGGCGCGGCGGCGTACCCGGATCATGCCGATCCGGCTGTTGCATCCCGATCTGGCCGACCGGCTCGCCCCGGCACCGGCCGCCCTGGTGGCCGGCCTGGCCGTGCCGGCCTCGTCCGGCGGGACCGGTACCGCGCTGCTGGTCGGGGCGGCTGCCGGGGTGCTGGCCGCCAGCCGGGACGCGATCGAGGTGGTCGCCGCTCAGGCGGCGCTGGCCCTGCACCGGATCGCCGCGACCGAGGACGCCGCCCGGCGGGACCGGGACCGGTATCTCAATCTGGTCGCGGGCACCGTCGGCGACGCGGTGGTGATCGTCGGAGCTGACGACCGGATCCGGTACGCGAGTCCGCCGTGCAGCCGGCTGTTCGGGGTCGAGCCGGCGGTCCTCGCCGACTGGCGGGACCTGGTGCACCCCGCCGACCAGGAGCAGGTGTCCCGGACCCTCGGCGCGGCCGGCGACCGGCACGACGGGTCGGCGGTGGGCGACCAGTGGGTGCTGCGCCGGCCGGACGGCAGCCATGTGCTGCTCGAGGTGCGGTGCAGGGATCTGCGGCTGGTGCCGGGGGTACGCGGCCTGGTGCTGACCTTCAGCGATCTGGCTGATCAGCGTCGCCGTGACTCGGAGCTGGCGCTTCGCCGGATCGACCGCAGCGCGCCGGGGCAGAACAGACGCAGCCTCCGCCGCCGCTTTCGCTGA
- a CDS encoding phospholipid carrier-dependent glycosyltransferase, which yields MPAVVRRRLAPLDNWLEPWSWLATAVVVTIAGVLRLVNLSHPPGLIFDELYYANEANELRQYGFEWDETNNTPAYVVHPPLGKWIISLGVRWFDFTEFGWRISAAVAGILMVLIITRTARRLFHSTVLGCVAGLLLALDGFHLVLSRTALLDIFLAFFVLAAFAALVVDRDWSRRRWLRAVDDGLDPTLPGRAGRPPFAVPWWRLIAALLLGCGLAVKWSALWFIPVFGLLVIWWEAGARRSAGVRRPWLDAALGEIGWLVLGGVLILGTYLASWSGWLATDGGYLRHYRADNGMSEAPFIGALLNLWHYHTQAYGFHSTLETEHRYQSWPWQWLLLGRPVAFHWTDQTACGAPSCAEEVLLLGTPLLWWSFLPALAALVWLGIARRDWRAGAILAGVAAGLLPWFYYATEGRTMFSFYTAPALPFLVLAVTYVLGAIVTPSGGTAVADPAGNDRRLVGAVIAGTYVLLVAVCFAYFYPIFVGEPLPYEDWSARMWLGGRWI from the coding sequence CTGCCGGCCGTGGTCCGCCGCAGGCTGGCACCGCTGGACAACTGGCTGGAGCCGTGGTCCTGGCTGGCCACCGCCGTGGTGGTGACGATCGCCGGCGTACTGCGGCTGGTCAACCTGAGCCACCCGCCGGGCCTGATCTTCGACGAGCTCTACTACGCCAACGAGGCCAACGAGCTGCGTCAGTACGGCTTCGAGTGGGACGAGACCAACAACACCCCGGCGTACGTGGTGCATCCGCCGCTCGGCAAGTGGATCATCTCGCTGGGCGTCCGCTGGTTCGACTTCACCGAGTTCGGTTGGCGAATCTCGGCGGCGGTCGCCGGCATCCTGATGGTGCTGATCATCACCCGGACGGCCCGGCGGTTGTTCCACTCCACCGTCCTCGGCTGCGTAGCCGGGCTGCTGCTCGCCCTGGACGGCTTCCATCTGGTGCTGTCCCGGACCGCCCTGCTCGACATCTTCCTCGCGTTCTTCGTGCTCGCCGCCTTCGCCGCGCTGGTAGTCGACCGGGACTGGAGCCGGCGACGGTGGCTGCGGGCGGTCGACGACGGGCTCGATCCGACTCTGCCGGGCCGCGCCGGCCGACCGCCGTTCGCCGTACCGTGGTGGCGGCTGATCGCGGCGCTACTGCTCGGCTGCGGTCTCGCCGTCAAGTGGAGCGCACTGTGGTTCATCCCGGTGTTCGGCCTGCTGGTGATCTGGTGGGAGGCCGGTGCCCGCCGGTCCGCCGGGGTCCGCCGGCCGTGGCTGGACGCGGCGCTCGGCGAGATCGGTTGGCTGGTCCTCGGCGGGGTGCTGATCCTCGGCACCTACCTCGCCAGCTGGTCGGGCTGGCTGGCGACCGACGGCGGCTACCTGCGGCACTACCGGGCGGACAACGGCATGTCCGAGGCACCGTTCATCGGCGCCCTGCTGAACCTCTGGCATTACCACACCCAGGCGTACGGCTTCCACAGCACGTTGGAGACGGAACACCGCTACCAGTCGTGGCCGTGGCAGTGGCTGCTGCTGGGCCGCCCGGTCGCCTTCCACTGGACCGACCAGACCGCCTGCGGAGCACCTAGCTGCGCCGAGGAAGTGCTGCTGCTGGGCACTCCGCTGCTGTGGTGGTCGTTCCTGCCGGCCCTGGCGGCGCTGGTCTGGCTCGGTATCGCCCGGCGGGACTGGCGGGCGGGGGCGATCCTCGCCGGGGTGGCCGCCGGGCTGCTGCCGTGGTTCTACTACGCCACCGAGGGCCGGACGATGTTCTCCTTCTACACCGCGCCAGCGCTGCCGTTCCTGGTCCTCGCGGTGACCTATGTGCTCGGTGCGATCGTCACACCGTCCGGCGGGACGGCGGTCGCCGACCCGGCCGGCAACGACCGGCGGCTGGTCGGCGCGGTGATCGCCGGCACCTACGTCCTGCTGGTCGCCGTCTGCTTCGCGTATTTCTACCCGATCTTCGTCGGTGAGCCGCTGCCGTACGAGGACTGGTCGGCGCGGATGTGGCTCGGCGGGCGCTGGATCTGA
- the metG gene encoding methionine--tRNA ligase — protein sequence MSHVLAAVAWPYANGPRHIGHVSGFGVPSDVFSRYMRMAGHDVLMISGTDEHGTPIQVQADSEGLKPRELADRYNRVIVEDLHGLGLSYDLFTRTTTGNHYQVVQELFETLHRNGYIVAKTTLGAISPSTGRTLPDRYIEGTCPICGYDAARGDQCDNCGNQLDPVQLIDPRSKINGETPNFVETEHFFLDLPAFAEALGTWLDARDGWRPNVLRFSRNLLDDLQPRAITRDLEWGVPIPLDGWRERGDKRIYVWFDAVIGYLSASIEWARRSGDPDAWRRWWTADAQGKEARAYYFMGKDNIVFHSVIWPSLLLGYSGEGDHGGESGQLGRLNLPTEVVSSEFLTMEGRKFSSSRQVVIYVRDFLARYDADALRYFIAVAGPESQDTDFTWAEFRRRNNDELVNDWGNLVNRSISMAAKNFGAIPPVDPAGLTAADEALLATSRAAFGTVGALIERHRQKQAIGEAMRVVAEANRYLSDQAPWKLKGEADKPRMGTVLHVALQVVADANTLLTPFLPHSAQKIHELLGGAGVHAPMPRIVEVDDLDAGPAYPILTGDYRDGARWESTPVEAGRPLAAPKPVFRKLDESIVDEELARLTA from the coding sequence ATGAGTCACGTTCTCGCGGCGGTCGCCTGGCCCTACGCCAACGGGCCCCGCCACATCGGCCACGTCTCCGGTTTCGGGGTGCCCTCCGACGTGTTCAGCCGGTACATGCGGATGGCCGGCCACGACGTGCTCATGATCTCCGGCACCGACGAGCACGGCACCCCGATCCAGGTGCAGGCCGACAGCGAGGGGCTGAAGCCGCGCGAGCTGGCCGACCGGTACAACCGGGTGATCGTCGAGGACCTGCACGGGCTCGGCCTGTCCTACGACCTGTTCACCCGGACCACCACCGGCAACCACTACCAGGTGGTCCAGGAGCTGTTCGAGACGTTGCACCGCAACGGCTACATCGTTGCGAAGACCACCCTCGGCGCGATCTCCCCGTCCACCGGTCGCACCCTGCCGGACCGCTACATCGAGGGCACCTGTCCGATCTGCGGCTACGACGCCGCCCGGGGCGACCAGTGTGACAACTGCGGCAACCAGCTCGACCCGGTTCAGCTGATCGACCCGCGCTCGAAGATCAACGGGGAGACGCCGAACTTCGTCGAGACCGAGCACTTCTTCCTCGACCTGCCGGCGTTCGCCGAGGCGCTCGGCACCTGGCTGGACGCCCGCGACGGCTGGCGGCCCAACGTCCTGCGGTTCTCCCGCAACCTGCTCGACGACCTGCAGCCCCGGGCGATCACCCGGGACCTGGAGTGGGGCGTGCCGATCCCGCTGGACGGCTGGCGCGAGCGCGGCGACAAGCGGATCTACGTCTGGTTCGACGCGGTGATCGGTTACCTGTCGGCCTCGATCGAGTGGGCCCGGCGGTCCGGTGACCCGGACGCCTGGCGCCGCTGGTGGACGGCGGACGCCCAGGGCAAGGAGGCACGCGCCTACTACTTCATGGGCAAGGACAACATCGTCTTCCACTCGGTGATCTGGCCGTCGCTGCTGCTCGGCTACTCCGGCGAGGGCGACCATGGCGGTGAGTCAGGTCAGCTCGGCCGGCTCAACCTGCCCACCGAGGTGGTTTCCAGCGAGTTCCTGACCATGGAGGGGCGCAAGTTCTCCTCCTCCCGCCAGGTGGTCATCTACGTGCGGGACTTCCTGGCCCGCTACGACGCCGACGCGCTGCGCTACTTCATCGCCGTGGCCGGCCCGGAGAGCCAGGACACCGACTTCACCTGGGCGGAGTTCCGGCGCCGCAACAACGACGAGCTGGTCAACGACTGGGGCAACCTGGTCAACCGGTCGATCTCGATGGCCGCCAAGAACTTCGGCGCCATCCCGCCGGTCGACCCGGCCGGGCTGACCGCCGCCGACGAGGCGCTGCTGGCGACCAGCCGGGCCGCGTTCGGCACGGTCGGCGCACTGATCGAACGGCACCGGCAGAAGCAGGCGATCGGTGAGGCGATGCGGGTGGTCGCCGAGGCCAACCGCTACCTGTCCGACCAGGCCCCGTGGAAGCTCAAGGGCGAGGCGGACAAGCCCCGGATGGGCACCGTCCTGCACGTCGCCCTGCAGGTGGTCGCGGACGCGAACACCCTGCTCACCCCGTTCCTGCCGCACTCGGCGCAGAAGATCCACGAGCTGCTCGGCGGCGCCGGCGTACACGCGCCGATGCCCCGGATCGTCGAGGTCGACGACCTCGACGCCGGTCCGGCGTACCCGATCCTCACCGGCGACTACCGCGACGGTGCCCGGTGGGAGTCCACCCCGGTCGAGGCCGGCCGGCCACTGGCCGCGCCGAAGCCGGTGTTCCGCAAGCTCGACGAGTCGATCGTCGACGAGGAGCTGGCCCGGCTCACCGCCTGA
- a CDS encoding LysE family transporter, which translates to MTDYLAGLLLGLGLIMPIGPQNVFVVSQGLAVGLPRALWAVLAAGCCDTLLIVAGVAGVSGLIATVPGVRPALLACGAVFLTYLGVRSIRTAGGHLAVGPPGGPGPGPAAGSARQVVGRTVSVSLLNPHAILDMVGVIGAAVIAQPADSRATFAAGTLSASWTWFLILAVGAAQARRFLTPRVIAWFDRVSGAIMLVFAGYFALELTHLAAG; encoded by the coding sequence GTGACCGACTACCTGGCCGGGTTGCTGCTCGGCCTCGGCCTGATCATGCCGATCGGGCCGCAGAACGTCTTCGTGGTCAGCCAGGGGCTGGCGGTCGGCCTGCCGCGTGCGCTGTGGGCGGTGCTGGCCGCCGGCTGCTGCGACACGCTGCTGATCGTCGCCGGGGTCGCCGGCGTGTCCGGCCTGATCGCCACCGTGCCGGGCGTGCGGCCGGCGCTGCTCGCCTGCGGCGCGGTCTTCCTCACCTACCTGGGCGTGCGGTCCATCCGTACCGCCGGCGGGCACCTCGCCGTCGGCCCACCGGGCGGGCCGGGTCCGGGGCCGGCGGCCGGGTCGGCCCGCCAGGTCGTCGGGCGTACGGTCAGCGTCTCGCTGCTCAACCCGCACGCCATCCTCGACATGGTCGGGGTGATCGGGGCAGCGGTGATCGCCCAGCCGGCGGACTCCCGGGCGACGTTCGCCGCCGGGACGCTCTCCGCGTCGTGGACCTGGTTCCTGATCCTGGCGGTCGGTGCCGCCCAGGCGCGTCGCTTCCTGACGCCGCGGGTGATCGCCTGGTTCGACCGGGTGTCCGGCGCGATCATGCTGGTCTTCGCCGGCTACTTCGCCCTCGAGCTGACCCACCTGGCCGCCGGGTGA
- a CDS encoding TatD family hydrolase, with amino-acid sequence MTQPAETRRQRAARRAGEFPPPPDPLPVPVIDSHTHLDLTVAEPAVLGRDSGDPVATLIARAASVGVDRLVQVGVDLESSRWGADLAARSSAVVATVALHPNEAPRLADLDEALREVEALAAADRVRGVGETGLDHFRTGSDGLAAQQASFRAHIAIAKRYGKPLVIHDRDAHADVLRVLDSEGAPQTVVMHCFSGDADFAADCVRRGFVLSFAGTVTFGNAAGLCAAAAVTPVEQMLVETDAPYLTPVPHRGRPNASYLIPHTVRLLAEVTGTDLTELCAAISATGDRVFGPW; translated from the coding sequence ATGACGCAGCCAGCCGAGACCCGCCGGCAACGGGCCGCCCGCCGGGCCGGGGAGTTCCCGCCGCCACCCGATCCGCTGCCCGTACCGGTGATCGACAGCCACACCCACCTGGACCTGACTGTCGCCGAACCGGCGGTCCTCGGCCGGGACAGCGGCGACCCGGTGGCCACCTTGATCGCCCGGGCCGCGTCGGTCGGCGTCGACCGGCTGGTCCAGGTCGGTGTCGACCTGGAGTCGTCGCGCTGGGGCGCGGACCTCGCCGCGCGATCGTCGGCGGTGGTCGCCACGGTCGCCCTGCATCCCAACGAGGCACCCCGACTGGCCGACCTGGACGAGGCGCTGCGTGAGGTCGAGGCGCTGGCCGCCGCCGATCGGGTGCGCGGCGTCGGCGAGACCGGGCTGGACCACTTCCGGACCGGGTCGGACGGACTGGCCGCGCAGCAGGCCAGCTTCCGGGCGCACATCGCGATCGCCAAGCGGTACGGCAAGCCGCTGGTGATCCACGACCGGGACGCGCACGCCGACGTGCTGCGGGTGCTCGACTCCGAAGGCGCCCCGCAGACCGTGGTGATGCACTGCTTCTCCGGCGACGCGGATTTCGCCGCCGACTGCGTCCGGCGCGGCTTCGTGCTCAGCTTCGCCGGTACGGTGACCTTCGGCAACGCCGCCGGGCTGTGCGCCGCAGCGGCCGTCACGCCGGTCGAGCAGATGCTGGTGGAGACCGACGCGCCGTACCTGACGCCGGTGCCGCACCGGGGCCGGCCCAACGCCTCCTACCTGATCCCGCACACCGTCCGGCTGCTTGCCGAGGTCACCGGCACCGACCTGACCGAGTTGTGCGCCGCGATCTCGGCCACCGGCGACCGGGTGTTCGGGCCGTGGTGA
- the rsmA gene encoding 16S rRNA (adenine(1518)-N(6)/adenine(1519)-N(6))-dimethyltransferase RsmA: MTELLGPAQIRELAGRLAVAPTKRLGQNFVHDPNTVRRIVSAADLPTDAVVLEVGPGLGSLTLGLLDQVRHLHAVEIDPVLAGALPQTVAGCGGDLARLTVHTADALRTTAAGLGGPEPTALVANLPYNVAVPVVLHLLAELPSLRQGLVMVQKEVADRLVAGPGSRTYGVPSVKLAWYAAARTAGRVPPSVFWPVPNVDSGLVAFTRREPPAVPAGQPVDGFRRRVFAVVDAAFAQRRKTLRAALAGWAGGADRAAAVLAAAGVDPRARGEALTVARFAAIAAAAPLVETVAE, from the coding sequence GTGACCGAGTTGCTCGGTCCGGCGCAGATCCGGGAGCTGGCCGGCCGGCTGGCGGTGGCACCCACCAAACGGCTCGGGCAGAACTTCGTGCACGACCCGAACACGGTCCGGCGGATCGTGTCCGCCGCCGATCTGCCAACGGACGCGGTGGTGCTGGAGGTCGGCCCCGGGCTCGGCTCGCTGACCCTTGGCCTGCTCGACCAGGTGCGCCACCTGCACGCGGTGGAGATCGATCCGGTGCTCGCCGGCGCGCTGCCGCAGACCGTCGCCGGCTGCGGCGGCGACCTCGCCCGGCTGACCGTGCACACCGCCGACGCGCTGCGGACCACCGCCGCCGGTCTCGGCGGGCCGGAACCGACCGCGCTGGTGGCCAACCTGCCGTACAACGTGGCGGTGCCGGTGGTGCTGCACCTGCTCGCCGAGCTGCCCAGCCTGCGGCAAGGGCTGGTGATGGTGCAGAAAGAGGTGGCCGACCGGCTGGTCGCCGGCCCGGGCTCGCGCACGTACGGCGTACCGTCGGTGAAGCTGGCCTGGTACGCCGCCGCCCGTACTGCGGGTCGGGTCCCGCCGAGCGTGTTCTGGCCGGTGCCCAACGTCGACTCCGGGCTGGTCGCGTTCACCCGCCGCGAGCCACCGGCGGTGCCGGCGGGTCAGCCGGTGGACGGGTTCCGGCGTCGGGTCTTCGCCGTGGTGGACGCCGCGTTCGCGCAGCGCCGCAAGACGCTGCGGGCGGCGCTGGCCGGCTGGGCCGGCGGGGCGGACCGGGCGGCGGCGGTGCTGGCCGCGGCCGGGGTCGACCCGCGTGCGCGGGGGGAGGCGTTGACCGTGGCGCGGTTCGCGGCGATCGCTGCGGCGGCGCCGCTGGTCGAAACGGTGGCCGAGTAG
- a CDS encoding 4-(cytidine 5'-diphospho)-2-C-methyl-D-erythritol kinase, with translation MTEAWRPGDEDEIFRRGARSSVKVRVPAKINLRLAVGPLRPDGYHEVSTVYHAIALYDELTVRRADTLILTMDGEGTGELALDDSNLVLRAARALARHARVPAHARLHLRKQIPLAAGLAGGSADAAAALVACDELWGTGLTRDDLAGLAAGIGSDVPFLLHGGTALGTGRGEAISPVLARPTTWYWVVAVADGGLSTPEVYAELDRLRAAGAAPPPVGAADELLAALRQRDPQVLAGALGNDLEPAALSMRPALKQVLDTGVAAGALAGMVSGSGPTCVFLAADAAGAATVAAALDDAGVCRDVHLAHGAVAGARLI, from the coding sequence GTGACCGAGGCATGGCGGCCGGGCGACGAGGACGAGATTTTCCGTCGCGGCGCCCGCAGCTCGGTCAAGGTGCGGGTGCCAGCCAAGATCAACCTGCGGTTGGCCGTCGGCCCGCTCCGGCCCGACGGCTACCACGAGGTGAGCACCGTCTACCACGCGATCGCGCTCTACGACGAGCTGACCGTCCGGCGGGCCGACACGCTGATCCTGACCATGGACGGTGAGGGCACCGGCGAGCTGGCGCTGGACGACTCCAACCTGGTGCTGCGCGCCGCCCGGGCGCTGGCCAGGCACGCCCGGGTCCCCGCGCACGCCCGACTGCACCTGCGCAAGCAGATCCCACTCGCGGCCGGCCTGGCCGGCGGCAGCGCGGACGCCGCCGCAGCGCTGGTCGCCTGCGACGAGCTGTGGGGGACCGGGCTGACCCGTGACGACCTGGCCGGGCTGGCCGCCGGCATCGGTTCGGATGTGCCGTTCCTGCTGCACGGCGGCACCGCGCTGGGCACCGGCCGGGGCGAGGCGATCAGCCCGGTGCTGGCCCGACCCACCACCTGGTACTGGGTCGTCGCGGTCGCCGACGGCGGCCTGTCCACCCCCGAGGTCTACGCCGAGCTGGACCGGCTGCGGGCGGCCGGTGCGGCGCCGCCACCGGTCGGCGCCGCCGACGAGTTGCTGGCCGCGCTGCGCCAGCGGGATCCGCAGGTGCTGGCCGGCGCGCTCGGCAACGATCTCGAGCCGGCCGCGCTGTCCATGCGCCCGGCGCTCAAGCAGGTGCTGGACACCGGGGTGGCAGCCGGGGCACTGGCCGGCATGGTCTCCGGGTCCGGCCCGACCTGTGTCTTCCTGGCTGCGGACGCGGCTGGCGCGGCCACCGTCGCGGCCGCGCTCGACGATGCCGGGGTCTGCCGGGACGTGCACCTGGCGCACGGCGCCGTCGCCGGGGCGAGGCTGATCTGA
- a CDS encoding ABC-F family ATP-binding cassette domain-containing protein, which yields MVNIVNLDRVSKGYGAVGQLLTEVSLGLDDSDRIGVVGLNGAGKSTLLRLLTKAEEPDAGRVTHRRDLRVAALPQTLELAGDATVRDVVLGTAWLAEGFGAEHEWAGDAGVRTVLDGLGMPHLGLDQPVGPMSGGERRRIALAALLIRPAELLILDEPTNHLDVAGVAWLAAYLVQRRRGALVVVTHDRWFLDEVCTDTWEVADQTVRAYEGGFAAWTLARAERERVAAATEARRQNLLRKEIAWLRRGPPARTSKPRFRIEAANALIADVPPPRDTVSLHRLATARLGKQVYELDDVTAYAGEKLILDGLTWQIGPGDRFAIVGANGAGKTTLLRLLAGVRAPQQGRVVTGATVRPAFLSQELAELPGELRVLEAVEEVARRVVFGDRELAATQFAEMFGFTDRRLWTPVGDLSGGERRRLQLLRLLAAEPNVLLFDEPTNDLDTDTLAALEDLLDSWPGTLIVASHDRYLIERVTDETYGMFGDGRLVHLPGGVDEYLARAGGAAGSGAARAAGAGPGADRPAGSGVAGPAAAGDRPAGDAAGGGLSAGDLRAARKELARLERQVGKLEQQETALHEELARHATDFTRLAELDARLREVQAQRSRTEEEWLALAEQVS from the coding sequence ATGGTGAACATTGTCAATCTGGATCGGGTGTCCAAGGGTTACGGCGCAGTCGGGCAGTTGCTCACCGAGGTCTCGCTGGGCTTGGACGACAGCGACCGGATCGGCGTCGTCGGTCTCAACGGTGCCGGCAAGTCGACCCTGCTGCGGCTGCTCACCAAAGCCGAGGAACCCGACGCCGGGCGGGTCACCCACCGCCGGGACCTGCGGGTCGCCGCGCTGCCCCAGACGCTCGAGCTGGCCGGTGACGCCACCGTACGGGACGTGGTGCTCGGCACCGCGTGGCTGGCCGAGGGGTTCGGCGCCGAGCACGAGTGGGCCGGCGACGCCGGGGTGCGTACCGTCCTCGACGGTCTCGGCATGCCGCACCTCGGCCTGGACCAGCCGGTCGGGCCGATGTCCGGCGGCGAGCGGCGCCGGATCGCCCTGGCCGCGCTGCTGATCCGCCCAGCCGAGCTGCTGATCCTGGACGAGCCGACCAACCATCTGGACGTCGCCGGGGTGGCCTGGCTCGCCGCGTACCTGGTGCAGCGTCGCCGGGGCGCGCTGGTAGTGGTCACCCACGACCGGTGGTTCCTCGACGAGGTCTGCACCGACACCTGGGAGGTCGCCGACCAGACGGTCCGCGCCTACGAGGGCGGGTTCGCCGCCTGGACGCTGGCCCGCGCCGAACGGGAGCGGGTCGCCGCGGCTACCGAGGCCCGCCGACAGAACCTGCTGCGTAAGGAGATCGCCTGGCTGCGCCGTGGCCCGCCGGCCCGTACCTCCAAGCCGCGGTTCCGGATCGAGGCGGCGAACGCGCTGATCGCCGACGTGCCGCCGCCGCGCGACACCGTGTCGCTGCACCGGCTGGCCACCGCCCGGCTCGGCAAGCAGGTCTACGAGCTGGACGACGTGACCGCGTACGCCGGGGAGAAGCTGATCCTCGACGGGCTGACCTGGCAGATCGGTCCGGGGGACCGGTTCGCGATCGTCGGCGCCAACGGTGCCGGCAAGACCACACTGCTGCGGTTGCTGGCCGGGGTCCGTGCCCCTCAGCAGGGCCGGGTGGTGACCGGGGCGACGGTCCGGCCGGCCTTCCTGTCCCAGGAGCTGGCCGAGCTCCCCGGTGAGCTGCGGGTGCTGGAGGCGGTGGAGGAGGTTGCCCGCCGGGTGGTGTTCGGCGACCGCGAGCTTGCCGCGACCCAGTTCGCGGAGATGTTCGGCTTCACCGACCGGCGGCTGTGGACGCCGGTCGGAGATCTGTCCGGTGGCGAGCGCCGCCGGCTGCAGCTGCTGCGACTGCTGGCCGCCGAGCCGAACGTGCTGCTGTTCGACGAGCCCACCAACGACCTGGACACCGACACCTTGGCGGCGCTGGAGGACCTGCTCGACTCGTGGCCGGGCACGCTGATCGTGGCCAGCCACGACCGGTACCTGATCGAGCGGGTCACCGACGAGACGTACGGCATGTTCGGCGACGGCCGACTGGTGCATCTGCCCGGCGGGGTCGACGAGTACCTGGCCCGAGCCGGCGGTGCCGCCGGCTCCGGTGCGGCGCGGGCCGCCGGGGCCGGTCCCGGGGCCGACCGGCCGGCGGGTTCCGGTGTGGCCGGCCCGGCTGCGGCCGGCGACCGGCCGGCGGGTGACGCCGCCGGTGGCGGGCTGTCCGCCGGTGACCTGCGGGCGGCCCGCAAGGAGCTGGCCCGACTGGAACGCCAGGTCGGCAAGCTGGAGCAGCAGGAGACGGCGCTGCACGAGGAGTTGGCCCGACACGCCACCGACTTCACCCGGCTCGCCGAGCTGGACGCCCGACTGCGTGAGGTGCAGGCGCAGCGCAGCCGTACCGAGGAGGAGTGGCTCGCCCTGGCCGAGCAGGTGAGCTAG